A stretch of Crossiella cryophila DNA encodes these proteins:
- a CDS encoding S8 family peptidase: MRHHRPRAVLGLALSTVLALVVGTPAAATTAPTSPPSATGNAAGGHWITLVTGDRVRTDGQGRPTQFRPAPGRERIPVTVRSVGTHVYAVPADAEVMIAEGKLDRRLFDLALLSRPEYTARKGLGLLVSAQGGAPGWRRSGAEVTRSFPRIGAEAVTVAADRAGSMWEALTVGSAKERRPAPGVSTIWLDAVHRAALDRSTGQIGAPAAWQAGLDGKGVKIAVLDTGVDQTHPDLATQEIAEQNFTPAPDNKDRVGHGTHVASIAAGSGARSGGKYKGVAPGARILDGKVLGDDGSGAESGILAGIEWAVQQQADIVNLSLGGQDSPLLDPMEILINKVSEQTGTLFVIAAGNDGPDSVGSPGSAQAALTVGAVDRGDKLAGFSSTGPRNGDGAIKPDLTAPGVAIGAAAAAGSRLGASRPRPAEGYISLDGTSMATPHVAGAAAILAQRHPDWRGEQLKAALMSAAKPGAHNPFEQGAGRVDVAKAITQTVSADSSLSFGTALWPHGDDTPIKRDLVYRNSSDQPITLSLSAEGKGPNGSAAPQGFFTLGHQTLTVPARGTAGTSLTADTRLGGDDVGTFSAYVTATGGGQSVSTPAAVTREPERYSVTIKAIDRKGQPAADWRAELQGVTGEGKGSYHQLGTGLETLRLPKGRYLITGRSWVGPEQPDANYNWFNGGNIEVGADTTLTLDARQAKPVDIRLPDREAVQRHSYIRVGHKTPGMEYGFGLLGLPFNVLHTAHVGPAGKAGETEELLVGAYAGTAERTEFHLIDQSSTLTSFWTGYRKHLTNRDLVTVTAAAGGTAPDRTGFLFANAATGDSTVIAGAFGYALPHTRTMHLYSPRQEWGFRFEQDHGNTTEAAWETEDEVLKPGRTHQKTFNTGVFGPALPEQRRAGLFRDGDILLGGLPFFADGQGRTGGSVVDSGSTVLKRDGQVIGSTDRPLDPETFFSLPSTAGRYEFSTTANRKDLATISTSVTTTWGFTSAHTEGLTRVPVSMVRFTPALGLDGTLPAHSWQRVPLTVQGAAAGDQLKSLTAAVSYDRGTTWEQAWVAGGAVFLVNPAKGRSVSLRATAVGKGGDTVTQTVLDAYLTR; this comes from the coding sequence TTGAGACACCACCGCCCGCGGGCCGTGCTCGGCCTCGCGCTGAGCACGGTCCTCGCCCTCGTGGTCGGGACACCCGCCGCCGCGACCACGGCCCCCACCAGCCCGCCCTCCGCCACCGGCAACGCCGCTGGTGGCCACTGGATCACCCTGGTCACCGGTGACCGGGTACGCACCGACGGCCAGGGCCGACCAACGCAGTTCCGGCCAGCGCCGGGCCGGGAACGCATCCCCGTCACCGTCCGCTCGGTCGGTACGCACGTCTACGCGGTGCCAGCCGACGCCGAGGTGATGATCGCCGAGGGCAAGCTCGACCGGCGGTTGTTCGACCTGGCGCTGTTGAGCCGTCCCGAGTACACCGCACGCAAGGGCCTCGGGCTGCTGGTGTCCGCCCAGGGCGGGGCGCCCGGGTGGCGGCGGAGTGGCGCGGAGGTGACCCGGTCGTTCCCGCGGATCGGGGCCGAGGCGGTGACGGTGGCCGCTGATCGCGCCGGCAGCATGTGGGAAGCGCTTACCGTCGGTAGTGCCAAGGAGCGTCGGCCCGCGCCGGGCGTGAGCACGATCTGGCTGGACGCGGTGCATCGGGCCGCGCTGGATCGCAGTACCGGGCAGATCGGTGCGCCCGCGGCCTGGCAGGCCGGGCTGGACGGCAAGGGCGTCAAGATCGCGGTGCTGGACACCGGGGTGGACCAGACCCACCCGGACCTGGCGACACAGGAGATCGCGGAGCAGAACTTCACGCCCGCGCCGGACAACAAGGACCGGGTTGGGCATGGCACGCACGTGGCTTCGATCGCCGCGGGTAGTGGGGCCAGGTCCGGGGGGAAGTACAAGGGTGTGGCGCCCGGTGCGCGGATCCTGGACGGCAAGGTGCTCGGGGATGACGGCTCGGGGGCGGAGTCCGGGATCCTGGCCGGGATCGAGTGGGCGGTGCAGCAGCAGGCGGACATCGTCAACCTGAGCCTGGGCGGCCAGGACAGCCCGCTGCTGGACCCGATGGAGATCCTGATCAACAAGGTGTCCGAGCAGACCGGCACGCTGTTCGTGATCGCCGCGGGCAATGACGGGCCTGACTCGGTCGGCTCGCCCGGCAGTGCGCAGGCCGCGCTGACCGTGGGTGCGGTGGACCGTGGCGACAAGCTCGCCGGTTTCTCCAGCACCGGGCCGCGCAACGGCGATGGCGCGATCAAGCCCGACCTCACCGCACCCGGGGTGGCCATCGGCGCGGCGGCCGCGGCGGGCAGCAGGCTGGGTGCGTCCCGGCCCAGGCCCGCCGAGGGCTACATCTCCCTGGACGGCACCTCGATGGCCACCCCGCACGTGGCCGGGGCCGCGGCGATCCTGGCCCAGCGGCACCCGGACTGGCGGGGTGAGCAGCTCAAGGCCGCGTTGATGTCGGCGGCGAAACCCGGTGCGCACAACCCGTTCGAGCAAGGCGCGGGCCGGGTGGACGTGGCCAAGGCGATCACCCAGACCGTGTCCGCGGACAGCTCGCTGTCCTTCGGCACCGCGTTGTGGCCGCACGGCGACGACACGCCGATCAAGCGGGATCTGGTCTACCGCAACAGCAGCGACCAGCCGATCACGCTCTCACTCAGCGCAGAGGGCAAGGGCCCCAACGGTTCTGCCGCACCGCAGGGCTTCTTTACCCTGGGCCATCAGACGCTGACCGTGCCCGCCCGCGGCACCGCGGGCACCTCGCTCACCGCCGACACCAGGCTGGGCGGGGACGACGTGGGCACCTTCAGCGCCTACGTCACCGCCACCGGCGGCGGCCAGTCCGTCAGCACCCCGGCCGCGGTCACCCGCGAACCCGAGCGGTACAGCGTCACGATCAAGGCCATCGACCGCAAGGGGCAGCCCGCCGCGGACTGGCGGGCCGAACTGCAGGGCGTCACCGGGGAGGGCAAGGGCTCCTACCACCAGCTCGGCACCGGTCTGGAAACCCTGCGGCTGCCCAAGGGCCGCTACCTGATCACCGGGCGGAGCTGGGTCGGCCCGGAGCAGCCGGACGCCAACTACAACTGGTTCAACGGCGGCAACATCGAGGTCGGCGCGGACACCACGCTCACCCTGGACGCCCGCCAGGCCAAGCCGGTGGACATCCGGCTGCCCGATCGCGAGGCCGTGCAACGGCATTCCTACATCCGAGTGGGTCACAAGACGCCGGGCATGGAGTACGGATTCGGGTTGCTGGGTCTGCCGTTCAACGTGCTGCACACCGCGCACGTCGGTCCGGCGGGCAAGGCGGGTGAGACCGAGGAGCTGCTCGTCGGCGCCTACGCCGGGACCGCCGAACGCACCGAGTTCCACCTGATCGACCAGTCCAGCACGCTCACCAGTTTCTGGACCGGCTACCGCAAGCACCTGACGAACCGGGACCTGGTCACCGTCACCGCCGCGGCCGGTGGCACCGCGCCGGATCGCACCGGCTTCCTGTTCGCCAACGCCGCCACCGGCGACAGCACGGTGATCGCCGGCGCCTTCGGTTACGCCCTCCCGCACACCCGGACGATGCACCTGTACTCGCCAAGGCAGGAATGGGGTTTCCGCTTCGAGCAGGACCACGGCAACACCACCGAGGCAGCCTGGGAAACGGAGGACGAGGTGCTCAAGCCGGGCCGCACCCACCAGAAGACGTTCAACACCGGCGTGTTCGGCCCAGCCCTGCCCGAACAACGCCGGGCCGGGCTGTTCCGGGACGGCGACATCCTGCTCGGCGGCCTGCCGTTCTTCGCCGACGGCCAGGGCCGCACCGGCGGTTCGGTCGTCGACTCCGGCTCGACCGTGCTCAAGCGGGACGGCCAGGTGATCGGCTCCACCGACCGCCCACTGGACCCGGAGACCTTCTTCTCCCTGCCCTCGACAGCAGGCCGATACGAGTTCAGCACCACCGCCAACCGCAAGGACCTGGCCACGATCAGCACCTCGGTGACCACCACCTGGGGCTTCACCTCGGCGCACACCGAGGGCCTGACCAGGGTGCCGGTCTCGATGGTCCGGTTCACCCCGGCGCTCGGCCTGGACGGCACGCTGCCCGCGCACTCCTGGCAGCGGGTGCCGCTGACCGTGCAGGGCGCGGCAGCCGGTGACCAGCTCAAGTCACTGACCGCGGCCGTCTCCTACGACCGGGGCACCACCTGGGAGCAGGCCTGGGTCGCGGGCGGGGCGGTGTTCCTGGTCAACCCGGCCAAGGGCAGGAGCGTGTCACTGCGGGCCACCGCGGTGGGCAAGGGCGGGGACACGGTCACCCAGACCGTGCTCGACGCGTATCTGACCAGGTAG
- a CDS encoding serine hydrolase domain-containing protein, which yields MNSDSAGAIDRRRLLGWGGLAAGVVAGAPLAGAGLGHAAPEESSRQDRLPPDTLPGGAYDRFVAKLAAEDKFCGTVLLSYRGRTVLSRSYGMADKEKGIRNHDGVAVNLGSAVQPFAAVAILQLAQQGRVRLWEPVGTHLKGFATGILEQVQVHHLLSGTSGMVHPPHDLQRVFHRKEEVHEYWERWARQGKLEFAPGSDSDRTEGSLVVAAQIVEAVTGLTYWDYVHEHIFRRAGMTGSGFFTRTQWLTEPHIAHSYMRQADGSRVDAVRNLDKGGLSPFEPGKNNARAFIDHAGNGGFATAADLARFAQGLRDGTVLQKAYADLLTQAKLPIGRGKFGGPPPDFPAFTNYTMPMSIHKGQWVTGRGGTNPGTSVNYNLYLDSGWVGVVLSNYDDIPLGEILELEQNVIMGPP from the coding sequence ATGAACTCGGATTCCGCAGGTGCCATCGACCGGCGGCGGCTGCTCGGCTGGGGCGGGCTGGCGGCCGGTGTGGTGGCCGGGGCGCCGCTGGCGGGCGCCGGGCTGGGACACGCGGCGCCGGAGGAGTCCTCCCGGCAGGACCGGCTGCCGCCGGACACCCTGCCCGGCGGGGCCTACGACCGGTTCGTGGCGAAGCTGGCCGCTGAGGACAAGTTCTGCGGGACGGTGCTGCTGTCCTACCGGGGGCGGACGGTGCTCTCGCGCAGTTATGGCATGGCGGACAAGGAAAAGGGCATCCGCAACCACGATGGTGTGGCGGTCAACCTCGGTTCGGCGGTGCAGCCCTTCGCCGCGGTGGCCATCCTGCAGCTCGCGCAGCAGGGCCGGGTGCGGTTGTGGGAGCCGGTGGGCACCCACCTCAAGGGCTTCGCCACCGGCATCCTGGAGCAGGTACAGGTCCACCACCTGCTCAGCGGCACCTCCGGGATGGTCCACCCGCCGCACGACCTGCAGCGCGTCTTCCACCGCAAGGAAGAGGTGCACGAGTACTGGGAGCGATGGGCCCGGCAGGGCAAGCTGGAATTCGCCCCCGGCTCGGACTCCGACCGGACCGAAGGCAGTCTGGTAGTCGCCGCGCAGATCGTGGAGGCGGTGACCGGCCTGACCTACTGGGACTACGTGCACGAGCACATCTTCCGGCGGGCGGGCATGACCGGGTCGGGGTTCTTCACCAGGACGCAGTGGCTCACCGAGCCGCACATCGCGCACTCCTACATGCGGCAGGCCGACGGCAGCCGGGTGGACGCGGTCCGGAACCTGGACAAGGGCGGCCTGAGTCCGTTCGAGCCGGGTAAGAACAACGCCCGCGCCTTCATCGACCACGCCGGGAACGGCGGCTTCGCCACCGCGGCCGACCTGGCCCGGTTCGCCCAGGGGCTGCGCGACGGCACGGTGTTGCAGAAGGCCTACGCGGATCTGCTGACCCAGGCCAAGCTCCCGATCGGCCGGGGCAAGTTCGGTGGCCCGCCGCCCGATTTCCCGGCGTTCACGAACTACACCATGCCGATGTCGATCCACAAAGGACAGTGGGTGACCGGGCGCGGTGGCACCAACCCCGGCACCAGCGTCAACTACAACCTCTACCTGGACAGCGGCTGGGTCGGCGTGGTGCTCAGCAACTATGACGACATCCCGCTGGGGGAGATCCTGGAGCTGGAGCAGAACGTGATCATGGGCCCGCCCTGA